DNA sequence from the Elusimicrobiota bacterium genome:
TTATAGCCGCGTCGGTGGGTCTTGCCATACCGAAAGACCGCGCACATTACGGCTATATCTCGGAGCACCACACTTTCGGGGAAACCGACGAAAAAACCGGAGATTACGCCGAGGATCTGTCGGCGCTGATGCTGTCGACTATTCAGGGCGTGGAGTTCGGCAGCGAAACCACCTGGGATCAGAAAGAAGAGATCTGGAAGTTAAGCGGAAAGATAGTTAAAACCACCAACATCACCCAATCCGCCATCTGCACCGAGGGAGTCTGGACTACCGTGGTGGCCGCGGCGGTCTTCGTATTTTAACAGCAGGGACTAGCGTAGAGGGGCTAGGGGTTTAGGGAAGGTATTTCTTTCCCTCTCCCCTCTACGCTAGCCTCTCGCCACTGTACCTATTATGCTCTTCAAACCGGCAAAAACGCAGTTCATTCTGCGCAAAAAAATAGATTTCAGCTCCGCCGCCTTCGTGGTGGTGCCGGTTCCTTACGAAAAAACCACTTCTTACGGCCGGGGAACAAAGCACGGCCCGAAGGCCGTTATAGACGCCTCCTGGCAGCTTGAGCTGTGGGATGAAGAGACCAAAACCGAAACCTGGAAAAAAGGAATTTTCACCGCAGGCCCGGTTAATTGCGCCCTGCCTGAAAATAAATTTTTCCCCGCGCTTGAAAACACCGTTGAAAGACTTCTCGCTTCCACTTCCGCTTTGCCCTTTTTTATAGGCGGCGAGCACAGCATAACCCAGGGGCTCCTGCCCCCGTTCATTAAGCGGCACAAGAACCTTTCCATCCTGCATTTTGACGCGCATGCCGACCTGAGGCCTTCCTACGAAGGGTCGGCCCACAGCCACGCCTGCGCGGTTTACCCGGCCTCGCGCACCAACAAACTTGTACAGATAGGCATACGCAGCGTAGGCTCGGACGAGCGGCAGTTCCATAGCGCCGGCGGAGTGAAAACGCATTTGATGCACGAGAACCTGGATTTTAAGAAGCTGGAACGGGATATCCTGCGCGAGTTGACCGGCACGGTTTATCTGACCATAGACGTGGACGGCTTTGACCCTTCGGTCATGCCCGGCACCGGCACGCCGCAGCCGGGCGGCTTTATGTGGTACGAAGCCATGAAACTGTTCAAAGCGGTCTGCATGAAAAAGAAAGTAGTAGGGGTGGATGTGGTGGAAGTCAGTCCGATAAAAAGCACCCCCCTGACCGAATTCAACGCCGCCAAACTTATCTACCGCCTGATGGGATATCTCAGCGCCAGGCGCTGAGGATCTGCTGTAGTAAATATAAGGCCCCTTATCGTTAGTTCCCCTCTCACTTAATGTTTCCGGACACCCCAGAAAAATTGTAAAAAGTAAGCCGCATCGCCATAATACAAAAAGCGGCGGGGTTTTTATAAATTTTTACACAGTCCCTCACGCCGGACGTTGTCCTGGCGGGTTAGGCTGCGGAGAGTTATTTGTTTTAGTCTTCAGCCGGGGCGGGTTCCATATCTTCATATAAGTCTACCCGTGGGCCCCGTAATTCTTACAGAAAATCATATCCACGGCGGCTTCCCGGCTTAGGCCGCTGGTCCCGGAAATGCGTCTGATAAGCTGTAACTACTGAGCCACTCGTAAGTAATATGAATTTAAAATAATATATAATTTTTTATTATGCCGACACCGATGCATTCAGTGCAATTTTCCCAGCTGGTTGACATGTATAACCCGGCGGCGGTTTTTGAAGAGGTCAAAAGCATCTTTGTAAGCTCATATCCCGTCAACGAATTTGAGGACATCAGAAAAGCATACAAGGATTTTATGATCCTTTATGCCGGGAAATACCCCGGTTACTGCGCCTGCAACACCCATTATCACGATAAGATGCACGTTACCGATTCGCTTCTTGCAATGGCGAGACTGATAGACGGCTATAACACCGTCCACAAAAAACTCCCCGTGCAGCTGGTAAAGCTCGGTTTTATAGCCGCCATCTTCCATGACGCGGGCTACATTCAGAGCGTTCACGACATGAAAGGCACCGGCGCGAAGTATACCCTGACCCACGTTGAAAGAAGCATTAACTTCATTAAACACTATTTTGCCAAGAACAATTACCGCAAAAACGACGCGCGCATCATCTCCGATATGGTCTTATGCACCGATCTAATGTTTCCCATAGAAAAGATCGGGTTCAGAAGTCCTGCCGAAAGGACCGCCGGATTAATGCTCGCCTCCGCCGATCTGCTGGGCCAGATGGCGTCGAGATGCTATCTGGAGCGGTTGATATTTTTATACAGGGAATTCCGCGAAGGGCACGTGAAGGGCTATTCGTCGGAGCTGGGGCTGCTGCGCAAAACCATGGATTTCTCAAAATTCATCCAGAAGCGCCTTAAGGTCGTGCTTGAAAACACCGCGCAATACGCTCATTTACATTTTAAGAAAAAATATCACATCGACAAGAACTTTTACCGCGAGGCGGTGGAAAACCAGCTGAATTATCTGGAAGGCACGGTCTTAAAAAATCCGAAGGAGTACAGGAAGTATCTCCGCCGCTCAAGATAATGCCCGGCGGGGGAATTTTCAGATCTGTAGTAAACATAAGACCCGGACCTTAAGTTTCCAACCGCCTAAAAAAACCCACAAAAGCATTCCCCTGCCGCTGTAACAGCAAAAGCGGGGTTGGTTTTATAAAATTTTGCAAGGTATCTGTTTACCTGCGGGCGGGACAATCGGACGTATCTCAAAATCGGGTGGGGAAATATTTTAGTGAAATTAGTGACGCGATATGCGAACGTTTTATTGATATCCGCCGGGGTGGCGGCGGGTTTATTTGCGGGGGTTTTCCGGAAGGCGACTTGGTCTTGCAGTCAGGGGAGCCTGAGGATAAGGGCGGCCGCGCTGGCCGACCCGGCCCCCGCAAATAAACCCGCCGACAGGCCCCAGGCCAATTGTGTGACTAGCGTTAGTTTATAAAGAAAAGGTCGTGTCTGCCTTTTTGCCTCTTACAGAAATCACGGCGCTATTTTTCACGGCGCACGGTTTCGTGCGAGAAGGCCGGCAGGCATATGGATATGTATTCCGCGCCGTCCTCTTCAGGCGTTGAATAACACACCCGCTCGCCCGCCTCCATTATAATGGCCTGCCCGCCGCGCACATCGAAAACTCCGGACGGGGTTTCCACCCTGAGCATTCCCTTCAGGACCAGCGTGTACTCCGAGAAACGGGGATTCTGCGGCGGCTCTTCCCAGCCGGCAGGACTTACCATGCGGGCCACGCTTATAATAGTGGTTTGGGTACTGACCCGACCTATATATTCCTCGATAACTTTCGGCTTGTTTCCCGCCGCCTGCACAAGAGTCGGTCCCTTGATAAATATGGACATAACACCTCCCGCATTCCAACCACGCTTTTTAAGCAGGTATTGTATTTTTTTAGCGGACTATTTCAAAATAAAACAATCGCCCGATCGCGGATTCGGGTTAAAACGATTCCAGTTTGTCGAATTCGGACACTTTCTTTTTTTCCAGCAGAGGGGCCATATCGCGGGCGTAGGAAAAGGGGCCTTTCGGCCAGCCGAAAGCCAGCTTGACGGCGGTCTCTATATCGTATTCGGAGGCCATGATCTCTGAGGCCAGCACCCGCGCCTCGGCTATAATAGGGGACAGTATCCGGGTGAAAATCTCCTCTTTTGAAGTCTGTTTCAGGCCAAGGTACTTTATCACATTTGACAGTATCGGGTTTTCACCCACTATTTTACCATCCGCATAAATATAAAACCCTATGGTGGACTTGCGGCCCAGCTGGCCGTACTGCACCAGCCGCAGTTCGGTGGCTGAAGGCGCCAGGCGCTCCGGAGAGCCAAGCGCCGCGTATATTTCCTGCGCCGCCTTATAATCTTCGTCCAGACCGATAAAATCCACGGTCTCAAAGGGGCCGAAAGGCAGCTGCCCCACTTCTTTGAAAGCGGTGTCTATCGCGTAAGGGCTGCCCTTCCCCTCTTCCAGAACCTTGAATGCGTTAAGGATAAACGGCCTGAGCAGCCGTTCCACTATCTGGCCCGGATTATCTTTCACTATAACCGGGGTCTTGTTTATCTTTCGCAGTAAATTCAGACAGGCCTCAAGCGCGCCGTCGCCGGTGCGGTTTGTTTTGACAAGTTCTACCAGCGGGTTTGAGCGCACAGGCCGCACGAAGTTAAAACCCACCGCCAGTTCCTCCGGCAGTTCGGTATTTTCAAGAAGCTTTTTAAGCGGAGTCACCGAGCAGTTCGCGGCCACAATGCAGGAGGACTCCATCACTCCTTTCAGTTTCGCGAAACACATCTTTCGGTCTTCCATGTCACGGGACATGGTTTCTATTACAATATCCGCCCCTTTAAACTGGGCGAGATCCTGTATCCCCTCAATATTTGAAAATAATTCGCTTTTTCCTTCGCGCGAAAGCGTCCAGCTTATTTTGGCCAGCGCCACATTCAGACTGTCTTTGAAATCATCGTAAATGCGCACCTGAAATCCATTTTGTAAAAAAATTTCCGCCAAAGCCGTGCCTGCGGCGCCTGAACCGACAATACCTATAGCCTTTATTTCCATATCAACTCCCTTTTAGCCGGATAAAGACTGCCATACGCCATAAGGGCGCTGCGCCCGCCATAAGCCATATGCCAGAGGCCATAAGCTATAAGGAAACTCCTGAAAAAGCATATGGTATACGGCTTATCGCAATGGCTGTATCTATTGTTACCCCACCGATACTTCCTCAATGCGCCTTATGCCGGCCTTGTTAAGCACTATCCTTATGCGGTCGTAATGCACGCTTTCCCTGCCGGCCTTTGAGGCGTAAATATATTTAAGCACCAGGTTCACATGATAAACCCTGGGACAGGAAATAATTTTTATCCCGCCGGAGGCGGGGTCGACCACGGGGTAATCCACCTCCGGATCGTCGGCCTGCTTTGTAAAATTCTCAATACTGAAGCGCATTATGTCGTTCAGATCTTTGCGGCGGTCATGATGAGCACGTATCCGTTCGGGGTACAGGCGTATCTCTTTTTTGTATTTGAAAACGCGCTCCGGCTTGCCGTCTTCGTCTATGGAGGTGATGTCGTCAACGCGCCTCAGGCGCGAAATATCGGCCGGCACATGCCGCTCGGGCATGAAAGTGAACGCCTCTTTAAGCAGGCCTATGCGCTTGCCG
Encoded proteins:
- a CDS encoding 3-hydroxyacyl-CoA dehydrogenase NAD-binding domain-containing protein; amino-acid sequence: MEIKAIGIVGSGAAGTALAEIFLQNGFQVRIYDDFKDSLNVALAKISWTLSREGKSELFSNIEGIQDLAQFKGADIVIETMSRDMEDRKMCFAKLKGVMESSCIVAANCSVTPLKKLLENTELPEELAVGFNFVRPVRSNPLVELVKTNRTGDGALEACLNLLRKINKTPVIVKDNPGQIVERLLRPFILNAFKVLEEGKGSPYAIDTAFKEVGQLPFGPFETVDFIGLDEDYKAAQEIYAALGSPERLAPSATELRLVQYGQLGRKSTIGFYIYADGKIVGENPILSNVIKYLGLKQTSKEEIFTRILSPIIAEARVLASEIMASEYDIETAVKLAFGWPKGPFSYARDMAPLLEKKKVSEFDKLESF
- a CDS encoding arginine decarboxylase, pyruvoyl-dependent, with product MVPKAIFLTKGIGRHKEKLSSFEEALRDAQLARFNLVHVSSIFPPHCKVIPRKIGLQRLRSGQILHCVLSRNAVNENHRLIAASVGLAIPKDRAHYGYISEHHTFGETDEKTGDYAEDLSALMLSTIQGVEFGSETTWDQKEEIWKLSGKIVKTTNITQSAICTEGVWTTVVAAAVFVF
- the speB gene encoding agmatinase; translated protein: MLFKPAKTQFILRKKIDFSSAAFVVVPVPYEKTTSYGRGTKHGPKAVIDASWQLELWDEETKTETWKKGIFTAGPVNCALPENKFFPALENTVERLLASTSALPFFIGGEHSITQGLLPPFIKRHKNLSILHFDAHADLRPSYEGSAHSHACAVYPASRTNKLVQIGIRSVGSDERQFHSAGGVKTHLMHENLDFKKLERDILRELTGTVYLTIDVDGFDPSVMPGTGTPQPGGFMWYEAMKLFKAVCMKKKVVGVDVVEVSPIKSTPLTEFNAAKLIYRLMGYLSARR
- a CDS encoding cupin gives rise to the protein MSIFIKGPTLVQAAGNKPKVIEEYIGRVSTQTTIISVARMVSPAGWEEPPQNPRFSEYTLVLKGMLRVETPSGVFDVRGGQAIIMEAGERVCYSTPEEDGAEYISICLPAFSHETVRREK